TGATTGTCTATTTCCACGGCGGCGGATTCGTATACATGGCTCCTGATTCCAAACTCCTCGACGACTTATGCCAGAGGCTTGCTCGAGAAATCCCCGCCGTAGTCATCTCTGTAAACTACCGTCTCGCTCCAGAGCATCGCCATCCTTGCCAGTACGAAGATGCCTTCGATGTTTTGAAATTCATCGACGGCGACAGTTCTGCGATTGAAGGATTTCCTGCGAACGTCAATCTGAAACGGTGCTTCCTCGCTGGTGACAGTGCCGGTGGAAACATCGCGCACCACACGATTTTGAAATCTGGAGATCACGAATATCGTGAGTTGGAGATCATCGGCCTGATCTCGATCCAACCGTTCTTCGGTGGAGAAAAACGAATGGAATCGGAAAAAAGGCTAATAAAAGCTCCACTGTCGACGATGGACCGGACGGACTGGTACTGGAAGGCATTTTTACCGGAAGGATCTGACAGAGACCACCCGTCGGTGAACATTTTCGGTCCAAACTCGGTGGATATATCGAAGGTGAGGTTTCCGGCGATTAAAGTGTTTGTTGGAGGATTAGATCCGTTAATGGATTGGCAAAAGGAATACTACGAAGGATTGAAGAAATCAGGTAAGGAAGCTTACTTGAGCGAATATCCGAACGCGTTTCACAGCTTTTATGGTTTCCCGGAGTTGCCGGAATGGAGTTTGTTCATCAAAGACGTCAGGGATTTCATAACAGAGCAGTGCTTGAAGAAAAGCAGTTGAAAGAATCAGAATCAGGGATTGAATTCAGTCAACAAAGGGTAAGATTAAGAGCTTTGTGTTTTTTCACTTGGTTTCCTTTGTTTATGAAATGATTGATGTGGTAATCCTTTATTGTTATGGTAATTAAGCGCTAATTAAGAAACATATTTATACTCGAGTATCTATACactaagggtgtgtttggtgtgtgataaaagtagagagttgagttgagttggtaattattatctggagagttaaattgtctgtgtttgtttgcagagttgagttagttgataattattgtttgtgtttgttGTGCTAGGTTGAGTTTAGTTGGggatctgatgcagtttttttgtttttttgtgaatgagattagttctatttttttctgtttgttttttatttcattcttttattttttagttttatgctttgctattgttgattaattttcaaatatacacgtattttctcaaaccatttataatataaactgGACAgtctcaatttttttctcaatttgtagaacataatagattgttttttatatattctaaaaactgtaataattttaattctcttcaatcggtaaaatataccaacaaaatatatatcatattgctgctcaattaattggtatattgtatattgtatgtatatatattgaatgtttgtATATACATTGAAGGTAATTATTCCaattactaattggtatatgtatgtatatatattgaatcttgctaacttaactttattctttcacatatcatacagtttatttttatataatatggatagtatatttggaattgaaattgtacataggataattatctttcatttgattatgatggtgagaatgtgatGTAGTATAGTCacatttttcataagatcacaaaaataatatgaaccgACCAAACATGTGGccgtttccaaaaaaaaattcacaaaatttatGTTCTTTTCTATACTTATAATATCTGTGtcataatacaaatacaaaaattacatatCATGACGTATGCAAAAGTTATCATTCTTTTTGACATGACAGTCCATTGTCTATTTGTTATCcaaaaaaactataaataaaatattgggGTGTGATCAGTCTACATATTTCTTCCTAGTAGACGGAGGCAGTATCTCTTCCGTGCGTGTTCTGGTACTGCAAGGAAGCAATCTGTCTTCTGAATGTCTGTGACAAGGAGGTCAATAAGGGTGACCTGATCATCCTCATCCAGGTCATCAATGTTGTATATGGCATTTACTACTTCCTTCCGATGCTCGAACTCCAGCTCATACTTCTCCTTTTGCCACGATACAAGTCTACCCATGTGTGTGCTCTGCATTTCAACAGTCAATCTCATGATGTCGATCATTTCAGCTTGGAATGATGGTCTCTTCCTCTTACTGTCTCGAGATAACTCGGCAGTTACACTCGTTCTACTTGTAGATTGCTCTGCTGGCTCTTCATCTATTTCATCTTGATTTAATGGTGATTCTGTCTAGCGAACCTCAAGTGTGTGACAGTCCTGTGATCCAAGTCGAATCTCATCTTCAAACTTTTTGAATGCATTCGTTGCCTATCACGTATGGGTCCTCACTTGATTGCCTTACTACTCTGTCTTTCCCAAATACGGTGGAAGGTCATCGTAATGTGGGAATGGCTTGTTCTACATCTCCTTTGCATTGGGATGACTCTGCATTGATACACATacacattattaatatttatattataacacgtacccgtacatttttttttctagaatcttACCCGAATCCAAAGATCGAAAATCTCCCTCTCAACCTGGACACATTTAAACTCCTCGTTCCAGTCGAACCCCGACTGACTTAACATCTCTAATATTGCGTTGTATTGTTTCTTCAGACTCCTCACCTTGCACTCAATGGTGTTTTGATTCAATGCGCACCCGAGCACTTTCTCATACAGAATTCGCTCCAAATATGTAGATATTCTGGTCGAAACATCCCATTGTCGGACCTCCAACCGGTCTCCACTAAATACAATAGAGCTTCCACTAACTTAGCGTCCTCCACCTTCGACCATATGTGTTTAGACCTCTTACCATTATCTGCCATTATGTTGTAGCATACGTTTGTTGAATGAAAAGAAGCTATAAATTAAACACATGCACAAACAAAGGATAAACTGCTGAAATTATATGTTCCAATTTAACTTGTTCACACAGAGTCTTGGCACAAAATATTTTCACAACATACTTGGGATGTTCCATAATTAAATTCCATTCAGTAGTAAAAGAAAAGTAAGCAATGAACATTGAATAATCAGGCTCTTTGCCATTAAGTAAACATTTCGACCGCTAAGTCATCCCTAAACTTGGTCAATTCCTCCGATGATTCAACAAATTCAATATGATCCCCATCAAGACCAACTGATGCAGAATTCTCCTCATCGGGCACGTCAAGCATTGCATCGATTCCCATCTCCGTTGTGATCAAGTTGTGAATAAGGCAACATGCAGTTATTGTTCGACATTGGACTTGTATTGGGTAGAATGATTTTCCCCTAAGAATAGCTCACCGCCCTTTTAGCAACCCAAACGCTCGCTCGATAACGTTCCTTGCTGAAGAATgtttcatgttgaaaaattctctTGCAGTTGTCGGTGCGTTTCTTGCTCCACTCCAATCGGAGAGATGGTATCGTTCCCTTCTGTACGGCGTCAAGAATCATTCAGTGTTGGGGTATCCAGCATCACATAGGTAATAGTATCCTGTACACATTTCGAAATGTCATGCACATGTGTTGTGGCATGTACGCATGTTTAAATAATGTTGAGcaacaatatgaaatatattttgttggtatgttttaccgattgaagagaattagaattattacagtttttgaaaagaatatatgaaaaataatctattatgttctacaaattgagaaaaaaattgagattgtccagtttatgtcataaatgatttgagaaaatacgtgtatatttgaaaattaatcaacaatagcaaagcataaaactaaaaaataaaaaaataaaataaaaaacaaacagaagaAATAGAAttaatctcattcacaaaaaactgcatcagatcgccaactcaactcaactcaactctgcacaacaaacacagacaataattatcaactcaactcaattctgCAAACAAACATAGACAATTTAACTCCCcaaataataattaccaactcaacttaacTCAACTCTTTACTTTTATCACACACCAAACACAtcctaataagtttcaaaactacCTTATTTCCCtattaagttttgaaaacaaccatattaatataaaaggtCCTAGTTTTTTAGAGGATAAAAAAGGATagttttgagtgggtaaaaaaGAGGTTTTAATAACTCATAGGTTTTCTTTATGGGCTTAACAAATATGGGTAATAAATACCTACCCAACTCAAtaactcatacccatttatcaaacacctcCTAAGGTATTTGATTTAATGAGGGAAAACTCCACTGCGGTTCGACTATCCTTTGTATATGAAAATGATCGTTCGAGGCAGGGCACCCCCACATTAAGTTGAACCCAAGAAACTCGTTCATAGGTTCTTGTATTTTCAAGATTTCAAAGTTCTTTCactcttttttaatatatatatatatatatatataatagggTCAGGATTTCAAGTTGAGAAATGATTCGtcccaaaaacttattaaacAATTAGTTGACTAACGAAAAAATAATGTGGCATAAATTAGTGAGATGGTTTAGAAAATGATGTGGATAGatcttcaaactttcaattttgttagTCTCTTATTTGATTTATAAGCATTGATTTTATATCTAATGagatctaaatttttaatttttgtggtTATAAAAtcactaaatttaaaaattaaaatggataAAGAATCTATTAggcacaaaattgaaaaattcaggatctattaaatacaaaattgaaaattgaaagatgTATTAGacactattgaaacttcaaagtttactagacaaaatagaaaaattcaaaactctAAACATTATTCAAAAATCATGGTTTTCATTCTAGGTAAGACAATGTGaattgtttcaaaatttataaatggaAGGTTAATAGAAATTATTAGGGAAAATCTCAATTTATACCTTTAAACTTTAGaagttgtatcaatttgaaccatcaactaataattatatctatTTAACTTCGTAACTTTTATGCATGTAGTTTATTAtagaattaaatataaaaataatttactaGCCTTTGCGCTAAAGCCAATATAGACATGAATATGATGTATGTAGTTTGAATTCTTCTATCCCCTTGTACTAAAAACAATTGTAATTATATAAACTTGTACTACCAAATTGAAAGTCAAATGTTTGATTCTAAGCctactaaaaaaaatggtaaattctTTATAGGGAATAATATCTTTTTGGTCCTTAAGTTTTGGGTTAGTTTGCATTTGGTCTctagaaattttgtttttcctatgtttcaaaatgtagtaattttatcttaaaatttgaattttgtttcaatttagtccatgtTT
This genomic window from Benincasa hispida cultivar B227 chromosome 4, ASM972705v1, whole genome shotgun sequence contains:
- the LOC120076032 gene encoding probable carboxylesterase 18, with amino-acid sequence MSDALSTLRLPWKVKMMLIAIAVGTDICCRSDVSVNRFLSNLLDFKSPPLKKPKNGLKSFDVIVDASRDLWFRLYAPTSESMSESLPLIVYFHGGGFVYMAPDSKLLDDLCQRLAREIPAVVISVNYRLAPEHRHPCQYEDAFDVLKFIDGDSSAIEGFPANVNLKRCFLAGDSAGGNIAHHTILKSGDHEYRELEIIGLISIQPFFGGEKRMESEKRLIKAPLSTMDRTDWYWKAFLPEGSDRDHPSVNIFGPNSVDISKVRFPAIKVFVGGLDPLMDWQKEYYEGLKKSGKEAYLSEYPNAFHSFYGFPELPEWSLFIKDVRDFITEQCLKKSS